In one Steroidobacteraceae bacterium genomic region, the following are encoded:
- a CDS encoding GGDEF domain-containing protein, translated as MYRQSFDQENLNAALKADSPFALELSRGDIAMKFPLPLEKEFRLFFLERIRQRARAWLLAVALVALLTTIVRYAMGTNFGWNLETALRLGLLLPVTAWLAAVAWTRRFDEKYLATAAPLWIVFNLVTASLVALLVVDGRPEALTFLTTALFGSFVLAGLLFTDAVIAAALGILGYVTAAWLFGMSIGKLAFDSGLLLLTGVIAAYAAYQTEVSIRQIFLEHGVLGDLAERDSLTGLRNRRAFDDHLRRVWQQSLRDRTALAVLLIDIDQFKLYNDNYGHQEGDGCLQRVAALCRQFARRPLDVAARYGGEELAIVLYQVDAAQATQIADDLRQAVESARIVHEHSKVAPVVTVSIGVAWIPPGLRRSPENAIKIADDALYAAKLAGRNRVEIAGNGNHDPLREPRILA; from the coding sequence ATGTACCGACAGTCCTTCGATCAGGAAAATCTCAACGCAGCGCTCAAGGCGGACTCGCCTTTTGCGCTGGAGTTGAGTCGCGGCGACATCGCGATGAAGTTCCCGTTGCCGCTCGAGAAGGAATTTCGCCTGTTCTTTCTCGAGCGCATACGGCAACGCGCACGTGCCTGGTTGCTGGCCGTTGCGCTGGTGGCGCTGCTGACGACGATCGTCCGCTATGCGATGGGCACGAACTTCGGCTGGAACCTCGAGACCGCCCTGCGTCTCGGCCTGTTGTTGCCGGTAACGGCCTGGCTGGCGGCGGTCGCCTGGACCCGCCGTTTCGATGAAAAATACCTCGCCACCGCGGCGCCGTTGTGGATCGTATTCAATCTGGTCACCGCATCGCTCGTCGCACTGCTCGTGGTCGATGGTCGACCCGAAGCGCTCACCTTCCTGACAACCGCCCTGTTCGGCAGCTTCGTACTTGCGGGGCTGCTGTTTACCGATGCGGTAATCGCGGCGGCCCTCGGAATCCTGGGCTATGTGACCGCGGCGTGGCTGTTCGGCATGTCGATCGGCAAACTCGCGTTTGACAGTGGCCTGCTCCTCCTGACTGGAGTCATCGCGGCCTATGCGGCTTATCAGACCGAGGTGTCGATCCGGCAGATCTTCCTCGAGCACGGCGTGCTCGGCGATCTCGCCGAGCGCGACAGTCTGACCGGGCTGCGTAATCGTCGCGCCTTCGATGATCACCTGCGCAGGGTGTGGCAGCAGAGCCTGCGCGACCGGACCGCGCTCGCGGTGCTGTTGATCGACATCGACCAGTTCAAACTCTACAACGACAATTATGGTCACCAGGAAGGCGATGGCTGCCTGCAACGTGTCGCGGCCCTGTGCCGGCAATTCGCGCGCCGGCCGCTCGATGTCGCGGCACGCTATGGCGGCGAGGAACTCGCCATCGTGCTGTACCAGGTCGACGCGGCGCAGGCGACGCAGATCGCCGACGATCTGCGGCAGGCCGTCGAATCGGCACGAATCGTGCACGAGCATTCCAAGGTCGCTCCTGTCGTCACCGTGAGCATCGGCGTTGCATGGATTCCGCCCGGACTACGGCGCAGTCCGGAAAATGCCATCAAGATCGCGGACGATGCGTTGTATGCCGCGAAGCTCGCGGGTCGTAATCGCGTCGAAATCGCCGGTAACGGGAACCACGATCCGCTTCGCGAGCCGCGTATACTCGCCTGA
- a CDS encoding SDR family NAD(P)-dependent oxidoreductase, with translation MGATFAGKVVLITGASSGIGAELARALAGLGAELILLARRRERLESLASGLRAAGAAVEVIAADVTVDGSLADVVSQLGSRGKVLDILIANAGFGVAGRFQELSLADYRRQFETNVFSVLRGIYEALPALKASSGQVVIMGSVAGFVAMPGASCYAMSKFAVRALAESLRGDLAQYGIAVTHIAPGFVDSDIRRTNNHGELRPDAPDPVPAWLRVDTARAVRAMLPAIRKRRSEAIITGHGKVIVFLARHCSPCWRWLTSRPGVRARREPGRQAAP, from the coding sequence TTGGGCGCAACGTTTGCCGGCAAGGTCGTTTTGATCACCGGCGCCTCCTCAGGGATCGGCGCTGAGCTCGCCCGCGCCCTGGCGGGTCTTGGCGCCGAGTTGATCCTGCTCGCGCGACGACGCGAGCGCCTCGAATCGCTTGCCAGCGGCTTGCGCGCAGCGGGTGCCGCCGTGGAGGTGATTGCCGCCGATGTAACGGTCGATGGCAGTCTCGCCGACGTGGTTTCGCAGCTCGGCTCCCGCGGCAAGGTGCTCGATATCCTGATCGCCAACGCAGGTTTCGGCGTTGCGGGCCGGTTTCAGGAACTGTCGCTCGCCGATTACCGCCGCCAGTTCGAGACCAACGTGTTTTCGGTCCTGCGCGGGATCTACGAAGCGCTGCCGGCGCTCAAGGCGAGCAGCGGCCAGGTCGTGATCATGGGCAGTGTTGCGGGATTCGTGGCGATGCCGGGGGCATCCTGCTACGCGATGAGCAAATTTGCGGTGCGGGCGCTGGCCGAATCATTGCGTGGCGATCTCGCGCAATACGGGATTGCAGTCACGCACATTGCGCCGGGCTTCGTCGACTCGGATATCAGGCGCACCAATAACCACGGAGAACTGCGGCCTGATGCACCGGATCCGGTGCCGGCGTGGTTACGTGTGGATACGGCGCGCGCCGTGCGCGCCATGCTGCCTGCCATACGCAAGCGCAGGAGCGAGGCCATCATCACCGGCCACGGCAAGGTCATCGTCTTCCTCGCGCGCCATTGTTCCCCCTGCTGGCGATGGCTGACCTCGCGACCCGGCGTCCGGGCGCGACGCGAGCCGGGCCGGCAGGCCGCGCCGTGA
- a CDS encoding DNA-3-methyladenine glycosylase I — MTTQRRGAMLHADGRHRCAWCGTDPLYVDYHDREWGVAVHDDRQLFEMLCLEGAQAGLSWITVLRKRDGYRRAFAEFDPDELARWPQRKLDALMRDPGIVRNRLKIAAVRSNARALLALRDEGRSFAEFIWQFQPQGRRRRPRWLSDIPGKTAASDAMSKALARAGFKFVGSTICYAFMQAVGIIDDHQLKCWRVRRT; from the coding sequence GTGACGACACAGCGACGCGGTGCCATGCTGCACGCGGATGGCCGCCATCGTTGCGCCTGGTGCGGCACCGATCCGTTGTACGTCGATTATCACGATCGTGAATGGGGCGTTGCCGTGCATGACGACCGGCAATTGTTCGAAATGCTGTGTCTGGAGGGCGCGCAGGCGGGCCTCAGCTGGATCACGGTGCTACGCAAGCGCGACGGCTATCGCCGAGCATTCGCGGAATTCGATCCCGATGAGCTCGCGCGCTGGCCGCAACGCAAGCTCGATGCGCTGATGCGCGATCCCGGCATCGTTCGAAATCGCCTCAAGATCGCAGCCGTGCGCAGCAATGCCCGCGCCCTGCTCGCACTCAGGGACGAAGGCCGCAGCTTTGCGGAATTCATCTGGCAGTTTCAGCCGCAGGGCCGGCGCCGCCGGCCGCGCTGGCTCAGCGACATTCCCGGCAAGACGGCCGCGAGCGATGCCATGAGCAAGGCATTGGCGAGGGCCGGCTTCAAGTTCGTAGGCTCCACCATCTGTTATGCATTCATGCAGGCCGTGGGTATCATCGACGATCATCAACTGAAGTGCTGGCGGGTTCGCCGAACCTGA
- a CDS encoding VOC family protein, translating into MKTPAAWPTDRVIFQHAWVVNDIEAAATRWARSFGVGPFFVAHYRAEQFRDSNYRGQPGQLNMRTAIAYSGPVQIELIEPLDAGPNAYRDVYAPGEEGYHHLCLWSHDLDADIAHYEKSGSAVVNSAKMKGGPRFAYMDGRSQFGCMIELLEYSKPIDEMFAGWRSRCEAWQGDPVMIAL; encoded by the coding sequence TTGAAAACGCCCGCTGCCTGGCCGACCGATCGCGTCATCTTCCAGCATGCCTGGGTGGTGAACGACATCGAGGCCGCGGCCACGCGCTGGGCGCGCAGCTTCGGCGTCGGGCCATTCTTTGTCGCGCACTACCGGGCCGAGCAGTTCAGGGACAGCAACTATCGCGGCCAGCCTGGTCAACTCAACATGCGTACGGCCATTGCCTATAGCGGACCGGTCCAGATCGAACTCATCGAACCCCTCGATGCCGGCCCCAATGCCTATCGCGATGTCTATGCGCCTGGCGAAGAGGGCTATCACCACCTCTGCCTGTGGTCGCATGACCTCGACGCCGATATCGCGCACTACGAGAAGTCTGGTAGCGCGGTCGTCAATAGCGCCAAGATGAAAGGCGGGCCGCGCTTCGCCTATATGGACGGCCGCAGCCAGTTTGGTTGCATGATCGAATTGCTCGAGTACTCGAAGCCGATCGACGAGATGTTCGCGGGCTGGCGTTCACGTTGCGAAGCATGGCAGGGCGATCCGGTCATGATCGCGCTCTAG
- a CDS encoding TetR/AcrR family transcriptional regulator, whose translation MPRTHGARNSDYLERRNELINKVKMRLSAKAGQAPSFRELAMAAGVSVATLRHYFGSREALVQAVFAAGLAGGEKHLRNTRNPTELPLRDSLSGFLQRVATGWTQGQVGLLHRVGLAEGLRDPGTGVAYLTDILEPTLQSLEERLAKHVARGQMRACDLRQAALALLAPLILALLHQHDLGGSRCRPLDIGELALAQVDMFCRAYATVDQA comes from the coding sequence ATGCCGCGCACCCATGGCGCCCGCAACAGCGATTATCTGGAGCGGCGTAACGAACTGATTAACAAGGTAAAAATGCGCCTTTCCGCCAAGGCTGGCCAGGCGCCCAGCTTCAGGGAGCTGGCGATGGCGGCGGGCGTGAGCGTGGCCACGCTGCGGCACTATTTCGGTTCCCGCGAGGCGCTCGTGCAGGCTGTATTCGCCGCGGGTCTCGCCGGCGGCGAAAAACACCTGCGCAATACCCGCAACCCCACCGAACTGCCGCTTCGCGATTCATTGAGTGGCTTCCTGCAGCGCGTCGCTACAGGCTGGACACAGGGCCAGGTCGGGTTGCTGCATCGTGTCGGTCTCGCAGAAGGACTGCGTGACCCAGGCACTGGCGTCGCCTATCTCACGGACATCCTGGAGCCGACGCTGCAGTCGCTCGAGGAGCGCCTGGCGAAGCATGTCGCGCGCGGCCAGATGAGGGCATGCGATCTGCGCCAGGCGGCCCTCGCTTTGCTCGCCCCGCTGATCCTTGCACTCCTTCACCAGCACGATCTGGGCGGCAGCCGCTGCCGCCCGCTCGACATCGGTGAGCTGGCTCTGGCCCAGGTGGACATGTTCTGCCGCGCCTACGCGACGGTGGATCAAGCCTAG
- a CDS encoding efflux RND transporter periplasmic adaptor subunit: protein MIDEEQPAFWSRHRYKLLAGLVLVSGAALGYRALQPQPVLASAVREGPAERVLAITGRTRPRLTVTIVPERNGQILKLTREEGDRVSKGDLLVTLDAAATRAVLAQVEQELASRRRALVEAERNYQRLAQLRASGLATVKEYDQSRFDLDQARVELNRVAASRREASARLDEATIVAPVSGVVLARPVDVGQVVSAQTTIYEIAPLADVEIEADIDERFLGELHTGMSARIVIVGERDVRAATLDYISPKVDARTGGARVRFRLAQPAEDLRAGLTADINLIVETRGQALTISRSAILGRDANARVLVIEGKRVVQRSIRFIDWPGEEVIVEQGVKAGERVLSQPNPALVGHRVAQVERLAQASRASARRAL from the coding sequence ATGATCGATGAGGAACAACCGGCCTTCTGGTCGCGCCACCGCTATAAATTGCTTGCGGGACTCGTACTCGTATCCGGCGCGGCGCTTGGCTACCGGGCCTTGCAGCCGCAGCCCGTCCTCGCGAGTGCGGTCCGCGAGGGACCTGCCGAGCGCGTGCTCGCCATCACCGGCCGCACGCGACCGAGGCTCACCGTGACCATCGTTCCGGAGCGCAACGGCCAGATCCTCAAGCTCACGCGCGAAGAGGGCGATCGCGTCAGCAAGGGTGATCTGCTGGTCACGCTGGACGCGGCCGCTACGCGCGCGGTGCTCGCACAGGTCGAGCAGGAACTGGCCTCGCGGCGGCGCGCGCTGGTCGAAGCCGAACGCAACTATCAGCGCCTGGCGCAGTTGCGAGCGAGCGGTCTTGCCACCGTCAAGGAATATGACCAGAGCCGCTTCGATCTCGATCAGGCGCGGGTGGAGTTGAACCGCGTCGCCGCGAGCCGGCGCGAAGCGTCCGCCAGACTCGACGAAGCCACCATCGTGGCGCCGGTATCCGGCGTGGTGCTGGCGCGACCGGTGGACGTCGGCCAGGTCGTTTCGGCGCAAACCACCATTTACGAAATCGCGCCGCTCGCCGACGTCGAGATAGAAGCCGACATTGACGAACGGTTCCTTGGCGAACTGCACACGGGGATGAGCGCCCGCATCGTCATCGTCGGTGAGCGCGACGTACGTGCCGCGACGCTCGATTACATCTCGCCCAAGGTGGATGCGCGCACGGGCGGGGCGCGGGTGCGTTTCCGCCTGGCGCAACCTGCGGAGGATCTGCGTGCCGGATTGACAGCCGACATCAACCTGATCGTCGAGACCCGCGGCCAGGCGCTGACCATTTCCCGCAGTGCCATTCTTGGCCGCGACGCCAATGCGCGCGTGCTGGTGATCGAAGGCAAACGTGTCGTGCAACGCAGCATCCGCTTCATCGACTGGCCCGGCGAGGAGGTCATCGTCGAGCAGGGGGTCAAGGCGGGTGAACGCGTGCTGAGCCAGCCGAATCCAGCCCTGGTGGGACACCGGGTCGCCCAGGTCGAGCGACTCGCCCAGGCGTCCCGTGCGAGCGCTCGCCGTGCGCTTTGA
- a CDS encoding FtsX-like permease family protein, whose translation MRALAVRFEVKVALRYLAANRLQSALLVGGVAIAVTVFTFNAALINGLADFQIDRVVGNSANVLVEPEDRQARLVGGTQAVQSLVARQSATDRRAQIKQWRSVESIVQSIPGVSGISLNIVGTALATRGTQTLPVSIKGVEPHRLSAIAPIEESIVSGAPRLGLNDLIMGQRLADDLGLVVGQPVYLQSDQGRERIFTVRALYSTGVDSLDGRLVYANLDTARVLFDLPQGLSEIEIKLADIYAARSIARQIADATGLEASAWMDRNQRLREALSGQKSSGNIIKMFTLLTIVIGVASAIMLTTYRRRPEIGIMRSFGIAEGFVLRVFLLQGAVIGILGAVLGSALGFGFSELVSAIPRPGGGPLPVDPLQGQYQAALWLAAIASVLAALLPARAASRIDPVEAISQ comes from the coding sequence GTGCGAGCGCTCGCCGTGCGCTTTGAAGTCAAGGTCGCGCTGCGCTATCTGGCGGCCAACCGCCTGCAGTCGGCATTGCTGGTCGGTGGCGTGGCCATTGCAGTGACAGTCTTTACCTTCAACGCTGCGTTGATCAACGGTCTCGCCGACTTCCAGATCGACCGCGTCGTCGGCAATTCGGCGAATGTCCTGGTCGAGCCGGAAGACCGCCAGGCCCGGCTCGTGGGCGGCACACAAGCCGTGCAGAGCCTGGTTGCGCGCCAGAGCGCCACCGACAGGCGCGCGCAGATCAAGCAGTGGCGCAGCGTCGAGAGCATCGTGCAATCCATCCCGGGCGTCAGTGGCATCTCGCTCAACATTGTCGGCACGGCGCTCGCGACACGCGGCACGCAGACGTTGCCGGTGAGCATCAAGGGCGTCGAGCCGCACCGCTTGTCGGCGATCGCGCCCATCGAAGAGTCGATCGTAAGCGGTGCGCCGCGACTCGGCCTGAACGACCTGATCATGGGCCAACGTCTCGCCGATGACCTGGGGCTCGTCGTCGGCCAGCCGGTCTATCTGCAGAGCGACCAGGGTCGCGAGCGCATCTTCACGGTGCGGGCGCTGTATTCCACCGGCGTGGATAGCCTCGATGGCCGCCTCGTCTATGCCAACCTGGACACCGCTCGCGTACTTTTCGACCTGCCGCAGGGCTTGAGCGAAATTGAAATCAAGCTGGCCGATATCTATGCGGCGCGCAGCATTGCCAGACAGATCGCCGACGCGACCGGGCTCGAAGCAAGCGCGTGGATGGATCGCAATCAGCGCCTCCGCGAGGCTCTGTCGGGACAGAAATCCTCCGGCAACATCATCAAGATGTTCACCCTGCTCACCATCGTCATCGGAGTCGCGAGCGCCATCATGCTCACGACCTATCGGCGCCGGCCCGAGATCGGCATCATGCGCAGCTTCGGCATCGCAGAAGGATTCGTGCTGCGCGTGTTCCTGCTGCAAGGCGCCGTCATAGGCATCCTTGGGGCCGTGCTCGGATCTGCCCTTGGTTTCGGTTTCAGCGAACTGGTGTCCGCGATTCCGCGTCCGGGCGGCGGGCCGTTGCCGGTCGATCCATTGCAGGGCCAGTACCAGGCCGCATTGTGGCTTGCCGCCATTGCCAGTGTGCTGGCAGCGCTGCTTCCGGCACGTGCGGCATCGCGTATCGATCCGGTCGAGGCCATTTCACAATGA